In the Candidatus Cloacimonadota bacterium genome, ACATGCCCTGATTATTCTACGGTCTTGCATAAGTATTTCACAGTTCTTGCTTCATCTTCAATTTAGGCATACTTTAGCGGAACATGATCCCGAATCTACAGCATGATCTCGGCTTGAACCTTGCTTAAAATCGCTTTGAAGCGAAGGGCAAGCAGTATGCAAAGCTACAATGGATAATGGGGTTTAGCTATTAGAGAGAAAACTTATGAGATTGTTGCACATCCAAAAATAGTAAATTTATATGTTCGAGATCTAGATATTCCGGGCTTTTTCTGATCGTAGCTCTGCCACCCACCACCCTTGTAGTATGGGATTTCGCCACATGCTCCCGATTTTTCATCGGTCATTGTGTACAAAAATCAATTAAGCTTGACATCCTGAGATTGAGTGTAGAATATGCTTCCAGCTAATGTAAACAAGGAGATGTGATGTTGTATATTCCTACCAGGATCTTTTTTGGCACCGGTGCATTGTCTAAAGCCCAGAGTCATATAACCAAGCTGGGAAAAAAGGCATTGATTGTATGTGGCAAAACAAGTGCGCAAAAAAGTGGTGTGATGGCAGATATCCTGCCCCTATTGGCAAAAAACGGCATTAGTCACCATGTATATGCCAAGGTTTCCGAAAATCCCACCACCGATATGGTAATGGAAGGCAAAGAGGAGTATGGTACCCACTTATGCGATTTTATTATCGGTATCGGCGGCGGCAGCCCTATGGATGCAGCCAAGGCGATCTCTTTAGCCGCAGCCAACAATTTGGCAAAACACCAGTTATACGATGCAAATTTGCAGCAAAGAGCGGTTCCGATTGTAGCCATTCCCACAACTCACGGCACGGGTAGCGAAGTAACTCCATACAGTGTGTTAACGGATCTTGCAAGCCACAAGAAGGCAGGATTTGGCAGCGAGTTGATCTTTCCCAGAATAGCCGTTATCAATCCTCAATACATGTTAAGCCAAAGTTACGAGGTAAGCCTACATACATCTATAGATGCGCTTTCGCACCTTTTGGAAGGAATTTATAGCACACAACGCAATCCGCTTTTGTACCCCATGATTTTTAGGGGAATACGGCTAATTATGGATAATCTAAGTTTGTGTTTAAAAACCCCTCGACACCTTCCTTACAGAGAGGCGCTCGCATTGGCAGCGATGTATGGAGGAATTGCAATTGCCCATACGAGCACAACTTTACAGCACGCCATAGGTTATCCATTTACCACAGAGTATGGCATTTCGCATGGCTTGGTAAACGGTATGTTTATGGAAGCGATAATGCGCTTCTATGCCGAAGCATTACAGGATGAATTTGACCAACTTTTTGCTGCCCTAGATCTTTCTATGCAGGAATTTTTTGAATGGCTGGAAGGCTTCCCCATCAAGATTCAGCTAGAAGTAACAGATTGTCAATTGAAATCTTGGATTCCGCAGATACTTGCTGCCAGAAACACGATTATAAGCCCGCGAAAACCAACGGAAGATCAGCTCTTTAAGTTGTTAAAAAGCGTACAGAAAGGTTGAAAGATGCGAGTAAAGGATTTTAGAAAAGAACGTATAGAGCTTACCAGCTTAACTTTGGATAGGGCAAATCTAAATATCAAACGGTTTTTTGCCTTAGATCAGGCAGCTTATTCTGATGGTGCTATAAGTGCCAAACATAAAGAGCTGATGGGGCTTGTGGCCTCGATGGTGCTAAGGTGTGACGATTGTATCTGCTATCACTTGGACCAGTGTGCAGAACTCAAGGTAAGCATGGAAGAGCTGCAAGAAGCCATAAATATTGCCCTGGTTGTGGGAGGATCCATCGTGATTCCGCATTTACGCAGAGCAATGGCTTATTGGGATGAGCTCGCTACCACTCCTTGAAAATGAAAAAGACGGCTGCCACAATTAACACAAATCCCACAATATAATTCCAGCGCATGTCCTCCTTAAGGTAAAACACAGAGAAGCCGGTAAATACTATCAGTGTTATTACTTCCTGTATAGTTTTTAATTGGTAAGCATTAAATACGCCGTATCCCATGCGATTTGCCGGTACCTGAAAACAGTATTCAAAAAAGGCGATAAACCAAGATATCAAGATTACCTTGAATAGTGGTGTCGATTTATATTTGAGATGACCGTACCAGGCGAAGGTCATAAAGATGTTAGAGATCGAAAGCAGAAAGATTGTTTTCATTATATTTCTCGAAATAGATAGATTTATGTTTTATGAGCTTGTGCTAGCAGGGAAGTGGCTTAGCCAATGTTGCACAGCCGCAGAAAAACCATCCTTATCACAACTTGCCACCACTTCAAACTTGTCTTTCAATTCCTGCGGAGCATTGGCGGTTACATAGGCAAATGGGCAGAGCTCAAGCATGTGCAAATCGTTGTAATCGTTACCTATAACCATGCAATGCCGTAATGACATACCGATTATTTGCAGCAACCGCATAATTCCCTCACCTTTGTTTACGCCGGGAGCAAAGATCTCAATCCAAATAGAGCAAAAATCCAGAGGTGAAGTTGTGCGAATAGCCGTGAGGGGATGTAGCCGAGTGCAGAGATCTTCATATAGATCTTTCCGATTGTGCTCTACAATAGTTAGAAATTGAGTTGCCCCATCCCAAGATGGGGTTTCACTATGCTGCAATTCTGTGGCAAATTCACGGTAGATATCAATGCGATTAGTGAAGTCTGTGTTTGTTCCAAAAGATTTGTATTGAATGTGATGAGTTTCGGGAATACTGTTGTGGAGCATATAATCCAATTTCAGATCTTCCAATACCTCGCAAACGCGCAATATTTGCTTGGCATCCAGATTTTGGCTATAGATAAGCTCCTGCTTTTTCCAATCCATAATCCCCGCACCGGTGGCAAAGATCACATAATCGAAAGGTGCATCAATAGGCACAACCTTACTCATGCTGAACAGAGACCTACCCGTAGCCAATACCCGGCATATACCTCTTTGGGCAAGCTCTTCCAGCATGATCAGATTAGTCGCACTTATTTTGCCATTGGGAGGCAATAAAGTGCCATCCAAATCGCTAATGCAAATTCCAGCATAATCCATCGAAATTCCCCAAGACCAGTAAATTTAACAGTAAGAGCATGTGTAACAGCAATATAAACCCCGTAAACTAAGATTCATTCTCATATATTTTGGTAAGTAATGCTACAAACACTGTTTCTGTCAACTCATTTTTTGTTTAGGAATAGCTTTTTTTTCTTGACAAAAAATTAAATGTAATATAAAGTGCACATCAGTTCAATTAGATAATAATTCGTAATCTTGAATAGAGTGAAAAAAGAGCCTTATCAGAGCTCTATAATAAAAAAAAACCATGGAGGTTTACCATGAAAAAAGGAATTCTTGTCCTATTTTCACTAGTTCTCATCAGTTCGGTGTTCGCATTCACCACAGGTGATATGATGGTTGGCGGTCAGGTTGGTTTCTCATCAGAAAA is a window encoding:
- a CDS encoding iron-containing alcohol dehydrogenase, which produces MLYIPTRIFFGTGALSKAQSHITKLGKKALIVCGKTSAQKSGVMADILPLLAKNGISHHVYAKVSENPTTDMVMEGKEEYGTHLCDFIIGIGGGSPMDAAKAISLAAANNLAKHQLYDANLQQRAVPIVAIPTTHGTGSEVTPYSVLTDLASHKKAGFGSELIFPRIAVINPQYMLSQSYEVSLHTSIDALSHLLEGIYSTQRNPLLYPMIFRGIRLIMDNLSLCLKTPRHLPYREALALAAMYGGIAIAHTSTTLQHAIGYPFTTEYGISHGLVNGMFMEAIMRFYAEALQDEFDQLFAALDLSMQEFFEWLEGFPIKIQLEVTDCQLKSWIPQILAARNTIISPRKPTEDQLFKLLKSVQKG
- a CDS encoding carboxymuconolactone decarboxylase family protein → MRVKDFRKERIELTSLTLDRANLNIKRFFALDQAAYSDGAISAKHKELMGLVASMVLRCDDCICYHLDQCAELKVSMEELQEAINIALVVGGSIVIPHLRRAMAYWDELATTP
- a CDS encoding DMT family protein, which gives rise to MKTIFLLSISNIFMTFAWYGHLKYKSTPLFKVILISWFIAFFEYCFQVPANRMGYGVFNAYQLKTIQEVITLIVFTGFSVFYLKEDMRWNYIVGFVLIVAAVFFIFKEW
- a CDS encoding Cof-type HAD-IIB family hydrolase; translation: MDYAGICISDLDGTLLPPNGKISATNLIMLEELAQRGICRVLATGRSLFSMSKVVPIDAPFDYVIFATGAGIMDWKKQELIYSQNLDAKQILRVCEVLEDLKLDYMLHNSIPETHHIQYKSFGTNTDFTNRIDIYREFATELQHSETPSWDGATQFLTIVEHNRKDLYEDLCTRLHPLTAIRTTSPLDFCSIWIEIFAPGVNKGEGIMRLLQIIGMSLRHCMVIGNDYNDLHMLELCPFAYVTANAPQELKDKFEVVASCDKDGFSAAVQHWLSHFPASTSS